The genome window ACGTCAAGCAAACGCCGCGCTCGTATATCAAGGTTGCGGCCCCTGCGTCGGATACGTTCTGCACCAGCAAACAACAAGAGCAGATTCCGGTCGACCGCGAATAGCGGCGCATTGCTATTCGCGCGACTCGGCAGGCTGGCCGAGCGCGAACAGGTACACGGTCGAGTGGTTGACGCCATCGATCTGCAGCAACTCGTCGATCGCATAATCGAAGAAGCCACCAATAGGCGTTCCCGCCAACCCGAGCGCGGCCGTGCACAGCGCCATATTCTGAGCCGCGTGCCCGGCCTCGATCAGCGCAAATCTGTATCCGCGTTCGCCGTATTTTCCAATCGTTCGCTCGAAGAGCACCGTCGTGAACACGGTCGCAGCCGCTCGCGCCAATTCCGGCTGTGCGAGCGAAGACGCGAGTCGATCGCTACAATCGCGATCGACGAAGCGTCGTAGTACGCCGAGCGCCGGCTCGAAATGATAGATGCCGGGGGCGAGGCCGGCCACCGAAGCGGCGTGTACGTACAATTCCAGCGGGTACAGCGCTCCCGCAGAAGGCACGCTTCTGGATCCAAACGGAAACTCGCCGGACGTCGACGACGGCCGGACGATTCCATACGCATGATGTAAGATCGTCGCGAGATTTTCGAGCGATACGTTCGACTCCGCGAACGCGGCGGACGTCGCTCGTTCGGCCAAGGCCCGGTCGAGCGGGCACGTTAATGCTCGCGGCGGCGGCAAC of Candidatus Tumulicola sp. contains these proteins:
- a CDS encoding SagB/ThcOx family dehydrogenase, translated to MAPSLSYDGHPVATLPPPRALTCPLDRALAERATSAAFAESNVSLENLATILHHAYGIVRPSSTSGEFPFGSRSVPSAGALYPLELYVHAASVAGLAPGIYHFEPALGVLRRFVDRDCSDRLASSLAQPELARAAATVFTTVLFERTIGKYGERGYRFALIEAGHAAQNMALCTAALGLAGTPIGGFFDYAIDELLQIDGVNHSTVYLFALGQPAESRE